Proteins encoded together in one Mycobacterium noviomagense window:
- a CDS encoding SDR family NAD(P)-dependent oxidoreductase has translation MVNQYGDRVTTCRLDVTDAAAARSAVEFGRTTFGRVDVVVNNPGYANSAPVEETSEEDFRAQVEANFFGVVNVTRAALPLLHCQRTGHIVQISPVGGRVGGSPGIAAYQASKFAVAGFSEALAAEVAPLGIKVTIVEPGALRTDRAGSSMAIAAVGPDYDATVGAMNRRRAGFHRSAPGDPVRAARAIIEVVTTDNPPRRLLLGSDALDAAIRKSRDQIAEAERWAELSRSTDFSD, from the coding sequence CTGGTCAACCAGTACGGCGATCGCGTAACCACGTGTCGACTCGATGTCACAGATGCAGCCGCCGCACGGAGCGCAGTTGAATTCGGGCGCACCACTTTCGGGCGAGTCGATGTTGTGGTCAACAATCCCGGATATGCGAATTCCGCACCGGTCGAAGAGACTTCCGAGGAAGATTTCCGGGCCCAGGTAGAGGCAAACTTCTTCGGTGTCGTGAACGTCACGAGGGCCGCTCTTCCCCTTCTGCACTGCCAACGCACGGGACACATTGTGCAGATCTCCCCGGTCGGCGGACGCGTCGGCGGGTCGCCGGGCATCGCGGCGTACCAGGCATCGAAGTTCGCGGTGGCCGGCTTCTCGGAGGCACTTGCCGCTGAGGTCGCGCCGCTCGGCATCAAGGTGACCATCGTCGAACCCGGCGCCTTGCGCACCGATCGGGCCGGATCGTCCATGGCAATCGCAGCGGTCGGGCCGGACTACGACGCCACAGTCGGAGCAATGAACCGCCGCCGCGCAGGATTTCACCGCAGCGCACCGGGCGACCCTGTCCGAGCTGCGCGGGCGATCATCGAGGTGGTCACCACCGACAATCCGCCGCGGCGACTGCTGCTTGGCTCCGATGCGCTCGACGCGGCGATACGGAAGTCGCGCGACCAAATCGCCGAAGCGGAACGATGGGCGGAGTTGAGCCGGTCCACCGACTTCTCCGACTGA
- a CDS encoding helix-turn-helix domain-containing protein has product MGEFDPINGEAQVIVDVAEAAMHMYRAAIDSLFFPEDKKFQKRADIVLSGLRKLRAALTDAASHSRSTSAVIVALSEVRRRYDDLMARAAAAPGSSLGQQLYAARLRANLSASEVANGAGLRADLPDALEAGATPTDSEAEKIRELIATLRAITGPDDFEQPQPSEAQVNGWDESLAINGADQEAEAAAT; this is encoded by the coding sequence ATGGGTGAATTCGATCCGATCAATGGCGAAGCGCAAGTGATTGTCGATGTCGCCGAAGCGGCGATGCACATGTACCGGGCCGCAATCGATTCTTTGTTCTTCCCGGAGGACAAGAAGTTCCAGAAGCGGGCCGACATCGTTTTGTCCGGTCTTCGCAAACTGCGCGCGGCATTAACCGACGCAGCAAGCCACAGCAGGTCGACATCGGCGGTTATCGTGGCGCTCAGCGAAGTCCGGCGACGCTACGACGACCTGATGGCTCGCGCTGCGGCAGCACCGGGATCGAGTTTGGGTCAACAGCTCTATGCCGCACGCCTTCGCGCCAACTTGTCCGCTTCGGAGGTAGCGAACGGCGCCGGGCTTCGGGCGGATCTTCCCGACGCCCTGGAGGCCGGCGCAACGCCAACCGACTCCGAGGCGGAGAAGATTCGGGAACTTATCGCGACACTGCGCGCAATAACCGGCCCCGACGACTTCGAGCAGCCCCAGCCGAGCGAGGCGCAGGTAAACGGCTGGGACGAATCGCTGGCGATCAACGGCGCCGACCAAGAGGCCGAAGCAGCAGCCACCTGA
- a CDS encoding adenylate/guanylate cyclase domain-containing protein, with product MAQLPRTRYAKCGEMDIAYQVFGDGPNDLLVLPGPSIPIDTIDAEPSMYRFHRRLAAFNRVIRFDLRGMGLSSRVPSLDMMGPRFWAEDAIAVMDAVGCTQAAVFAPSFNAMIGLVLAADYPERVRSLVIVNGAARVLRAPNYPIGADPDNAAQFGTVGLEPDAVDQGFDVLGIVAPSVARDDAFRAWWDMAGNRAASPSMARAATEIVAQADVRDTLVRISAPTLILHRADVEFIPAGHGRYLAEQIAGSKYVELPGADSLYWVGETAPMLEEIEEFITGVRGGFDAERMLTTIVFTDIVASTERAAALGDDRWRDLLDNHDTIIRHQLGRFGGREVNTAGDGFVATFTSPSAAIECADAIVDAVRVLGIEVRIGIHAGEVEARGADVAGLAVHICARVAALAGPSEVLVSATVRDIVTGSRRRFSDRGEHELKGVPGRWQLCALARDEATVGR from the coding sequence GTGGCGCAGCTCCCCCGGACCCGCTACGCGAAGTGCGGTGAGATGGACATCGCCTACCAGGTCTTCGGCGATGGGCCGAATGATCTGCTCGTGCTGCCCGGGCCGTCGATACCGATCGACACGATCGACGCAGAGCCGTCGATGTACCGCTTTCATCGGCGGCTGGCGGCGTTCAACCGGGTGATCCGGTTCGACCTGCGCGGCATGGGCCTGTCGTCGCGCGTTCCGTCGCTGGACATGATGGGACCGCGGTTCTGGGCCGAGGATGCGATCGCGGTTATGGACGCGGTCGGCTGCACGCAGGCTGCGGTGTTCGCGCCGAGTTTCAACGCGATGATCGGACTAGTGCTGGCCGCTGACTATCCCGAGCGGGTGCGCAGCTTGGTGATCGTCAACGGTGCCGCACGGGTGCTGCGGGCGCCCAACTATCCGATCGGCGCCGATCCGGACAACGCCGCTCAGTTTGGCACGGTCGGACTAGAACCGGACGCGGTCGACCAAGGATTTGACGTTTTGGGGATCGTGGCGCCTAGCGTCGCCCGGGACGACGCATTCCGCGCGTGGTGGGATATGGCCGGCAACCGTGCCGCGTCGCCAAGCATGGCCCGTGCTGCCACCGAGATCGTTGCGCAGGCCGACGTCCGCGACACACTTGTACGCATCTCGGCACCGACGCTGATCCTGCACCGCGCCGACGTCGAGTTCATCCCCGCCGGCCACGGTCGATACCTCGCCGAGCAGATCGCCGGATCAAAATATGTGGAACTCCCCGGCGCTGATTCCCTGTACTGGGTGGGCGAGACGGCGCCGATGCTCGAGGAAATCGAGGAGTTCATCACCGGCGTGCGAGGCGGCTTCGATGCCGAGCGGATGCTGACCACGATCGTGTTCACCGACATTGTCGCGTCGACAGAGCGCGCCGCTGCACTCGGCGACGACCGGTGGCGAGACCTGCTCGACAACCACGACACCATCATCCGCCACCAGCTCGGCCGGTTCGGTGGTCGCGAAGTAAACACTGCCGGTGATGGATTCGTGGCGACCTTTACCAGCCCGAGTGCCGCCATCGAGTGCGCAGACGCGATCGTCGACGCCGTGCGTGTGCTCGGAATCGAAGTGCGGATTGGGATCCACGCCGGTGAAGTCGAAGCGCGCGGCGCCGACGTCGCCGGCTTGGCCGTGCACATCTGTGCCCGTGTCGCGGCGCTCGCCGGACCCAGCGAGGTGCTGGTGTCGGCCACGGTGCGCGACATCGTCACGGGGTCTCGGCGCAGGTTCAGCGATCGCGGTGAGCACGAACTCAAAGGTGTGCCGGGCCGCTGGCAACTGTGCGCGCTGGCGCGCGACGAGGCGACGGTCGGGCGGTAG
- a CDS encoding competence/damage-inducible protein A yields the protein MSARAGIVVTGTEVLTGRVPDRNGPWIADRLLELGVELAHITICGDRRSDIKAQLSFMADQGVDLIVTSGGLGPTADDMTVETVARFCGRELVLDVELEARIAAILKSLSSAFTDLDFDAVRAANRKQALVPAGAQVIDPVGTAPGVVVPGTPTVLVLPGPPRELQPMWRTAVQLPAVQQAIAGRTTYRQETVRMFGLPESGLAETLREAEKDVPGFESLEITTCLRRGEIEMVTRYEPDAADVYKQLVELLRERHGHHIYSEDGATVDEQLAQLLAGRRIATAESCTAGLVAARLTDRSGSSSYVAGGVVAYANEAKVALLGVDSSLIEAHGAVSEPVAEAMAEGALRKFDADTAIATTGIAGPGGGTDEKPVGTVCFSVKLADGPTITRTLRLPGNRADIRERSTTVALHLLRRALVTAI from the coding sequence GTGAGCGCACGCGCAGGCATCGTGGTCACCGGAACCGAGGTCCTGACCGGTCGGGTGCCAGACCGCAACGGCCCCTGGATCGCCGATCGGCTTCTGGAGTTGGGCGTTGAACTGGCGCACATCACGATCTGCGGTGACCGGCGCAGCGACATCAAGGCGCAGCTGAGCTTCATGGCCGACCAGGGTGTGGATCTGATCGTCACCAGCGGCGGGTTGGGGCCGACGGCCGACGATATGACCGTCGAGACCGTGGCGCGCTTCTGCGGACGGGAACTGGTGCTCGACGTCGAACTCGAAGCCCGGATCGCCGCCATCCTCAAATCCCTCAGTTCGGCGTTCACCGACCTCGACTTCGACGCGGTGCGCGCAGCCAACCGCAAACAGGCCCTGGTCCCGGCCGGAGCGCAGGTGATCGACCCGGTGGGAACCGCGCCCGGCGTCGTCGTGCCCGGGACACCGACCGTGCTCGTGCTCCCCGGACCACCGCGCGAGCTGCAACCGATGTGGCGGACCGCGGTGCAGCTGCCCGCCGTCCAGCAGGCGATCGCCGGCCGGACGACGTATCGGCAGGAGACCGTGCGGATGTTCGGCCTTCCCGAGTCGGGGTTGGCCGAGACACTGCGCGAAGCCGAGAAGGACGTTCCGGGTTTCGAGTCGCTGGAGATCACCACCTGCTTGCGGCGCGGCGAGATCGAAATGGTCACCCGCTACGAGCCGGATGCAGCAGACGTATACAAGCAGCTCGTCGAGTTGCTGCGGGAACGCCACGGCCATCACATCTACTCCGAGGACGGCGCGACTGTCGACGAGCAGCTGGCGCAGTTGTTGGCCGGGCGTCGGATCGCGACGGCCGAGTCGTGTACCGCCGGGCTGGTGGCGGCGCGATTGACCGATCGTTCCGGTTCGTCGTCGTACGTCGCCGGCGGAGTTGTCGCCTATGCCAATGAGGCGAAAGTCGCACTACTGGGCGTGGATTCGAGCCTGATCGAGGCCCACGGGGCGGTGTCCGAGCCGGTAGCCGAGGCGATGGCCGAAGGCGCACTGCGAAAGTTCGACGCTGACACCGCGATCGCGACCACCGGAATCGCCGGGCCCGGCGGCGGCACCGACGAAAAGCCGGTCGGGACGGTGTGCTTCAGCGTGAAGCTGGCCGACGGCCCGACAATTACCCGCACGCTCCGGCTGCCCGGCAACCGGGCCGATATCCGCGAGCGCTCGACTACGGTCGCGTTGCATCTGCTGCGCCGAGCGCTCGTTACTGCTATCTGA
- a CDS encoding YVTN family beta-propeller repeat protein, translating to MSSRVLALLAVLAVLAAGCTGGPGSIGAPALSSTAGKNTPALAPPATPHQRPAQADRRNVYAGATPGTFAPGVASDRPLVYVPHNRSGDVWEIDPATYEVVGKYPVGREIQHVVPAHDMRTVYATDDVGNQMLALDPHTGQAGRTIPIIDPYNLYFTPDGRFAISVAERLRSLVWYDPTTWQLLDKTPIPDCAGINHADFSVDGHTAVFSCEFAGRVAVVDVTAHRMVRTVDMPTRHTHMGPQDIRLAPDASVYYIADCDAGGVWVLDGAATHVLRFIPTGKGAHGLFFSRDATRLFVTNRSDGSISVLDAYTGDPIALWRLPGGGSPDMGNLTADGTQFWVSGRYNNVVYVVSTTDGTLLHTIKVGNEPHGLTVWPQPGHYSLGHTGITR from the coding sequence GTGAGTTCCCGCGTCCTGGCATTACTGGCGGTTTTGGCCGTGCTGGCCGCGGGCTGCACGGGCGGACCGGGATCGATCGGTGCACCGGCACTGTCGAGCACCGCAGGAAAGAACACGCCGGCGCTTGCGCCGCCGGCAACACCCCATCAACGACCGGCCCAAGCCGACCGGCGCAACGTATACGCCGGCGCGACGCCCGGTACCTTCGCGCCCGGCGTCGCTTCCGATCGCCCGCTGGTGTATGTCCCGCACAACCGCTCCGGCGACGTATGGGAGATCGACCCGGCAACCTACGAAGTAGTGGGCAAATACCCGGTGGGCCGGGAGATCCAGCACGTGGTGCCCGCCCACGACATGCGCACCGTGTATGCCACCGACGACGTCGGGAACCAGATGTTGGCGCTCGACCCGCACACCGGGCAGGCCGGTCGCACCATCCCGATCATCGACCCTTACAACCTGTACTTCACCCCCGACGGCCGCTTCGCGATCTCGGTGGCCGAGCGGCTGCGCTCGCTGGTCTGGTACGACCCGACAACCTGGCAGCTGCTCGACAAGACACCCATCCCCGACTGCGCGGGCATCAACCACGCCGACTTCTCCGTCGACGGACACACCGCGGTGTTCAGCTGCGAATTTGCGGGGCGGGTTGCGGTGGTCGACGTCACTGCGCACAGGATGGTGCGCACGGTGGACATGCCGACCCGCCACACCCACATGGGACCGCAGGACATCCGGCTGGCGCCCGACGCCTCGGTCTACTACATCGCCGACTGCGACGCCGGTGGCGTGTGGGTACTCGACGGCGCTGCCACTCACGTCCTGCGGTTCATACCGACCGGCAAGGGTGCCCACGGGCTGTTTTTCTCCCGCGACGCCACCCGGCTTTTCGTGACCAACCGGTCCGACGGATCGATCTCGGTGCTCGACGCCTACACCGGTGACCCGATCGCGTTGTGGCGCCTGCCCGGCGGCGGCAGCCCCGATATGGGCAACCTCACCGCCGACGGCACCCAGTTCTGGGTGTCCGGGCGCTACAACAACGTCGTCTACGTCGTGTCCACGACTGATGGAACACTGCTGCACACGATCAAGGTCGGCAACGAGCCACACGGGTTGACGGTTTGGCCGCAGCCGGGCCACTATTCGCTCGGGCACACCGGAATTACTCGCTGA
- a CDS encoding amidohydrolase family protein gives MRIIDADGHVAENPSLAVEAIKRWPQYVHPSDDGTPRLVIEGRRYPEDRGPGAGCPPEHGISKAAGIHCRSTKGVLTDADRDHIDTMVLYPSLGLCAPSLEDPEFAAGFARLYNQWIADYCAPSNGRLRGVAVTPIEHGQVAIEVMREAKELGLVATLVPPALKTRNLDHPDLDPFYAAAEDLEMPLGIHGAPGIHLPKIGVDRFTNYIQVHCISFPFDQMTAMTALVSGGVFDRHPRLRVAFLEAGVGWVPFFIDRLHEHYEKRGNWIEHGWQRDPQEYVQAGNIWVTCEPEEPILPGVIDVLGADFIMFASDYPHWDGEWPESTKHLRTRTDISEDARAKIGGLNAQRFYGLN, from the coding sequence ATGCGAATCATCGATGCCGACGGACACGTCGCCGAAAATCCCTCCCTTGCGGTAGAAGCGATCAAGCGCTGGCCGCAATATGTGCATCCCAGCGACGACGGGACGCCGCGGTTGGTGATCGAAGGCCGCAGATACCCCGAAGACCGTGGTCCTGGCGCCGGCTGCCCACCCGAGCATGGGATCAGCAAGGCCGCTGGCATCCACTGCCGGTCCACGAAGGGTGTGTTGACCGACGCCGATCGCGATCACATCGACACCATGGTGCTGTATCCCAGCCTGGGCCTGTGCGCGCCGAGCCTGGAAGATCCGGAGTTCGCCGCCGGGTTCGCGCGACTGTACAACCAGTGGATCGCCGACTACTGCGCGCCGTCGAATGGCCGCCTGCGCGGCGTCGCCGTGACCCCAATTGAACACGGGCAAGTGGCGATCGAGGTCATGCGGGAGGCGAAGGAGCTCGGCTTGGTCGCGACCCTCGTGCCGCCCGCGCTCAAAACCCGCAACCTCGACCATCCCGACCTCGACCCGTTCTACGCTGCGGCCGAAGACCTGGAGATGCCGCTGGGCATTCACGGCGCACCCGGCATTCATCTGCCGAAGATCGGCGTCGACCGCTTCACCAACTACATCCAGGTGCACTGCATCAGCTTCCCGTTCGATCAGATGACGGCGATGACCGCGCTGGTTTCCGGAGGCGTATTCGATCGCCATCCCCGGCTTCGGGTGGCGTTTTTGGAGGCCGGCGTGGGCTGGGTTCCGTTCTTCATCGACCGGCTGCACGAGCATTACGAGAAAAGGGGGAACTGGATCGAGCATGGGTGGCAGCGCGATCCGCAGGAATACGTGCAGGCCGGCAATATTTGGGTGACATGTGAACCGGAGGAGCCGATCCTGCCGGGGGTCATCGACGTGCTCGGTGCGGACTTCATCATGTTCGCCAGCGACTATCCGCACTGGGACGGCGAGTGGCCGGAAAGCACCAAACACCTTCGTACCCGCACCGACATCAGTGAGGATGCGCGCGCAAAAATCGGCGGGTTGAACGCTCAGCGCTTTTACGGCCTCAACTGA
- a CDS encoding enoyl-CoA hydratase/isomerase family protein — protein MSIDYARDAHIVTITINRPETRNSLDMEHFRDLARAWAAFRDDPDAWVAVITGVGRDFCTGADLKKFIPELTGDLPQPDGWDKTDAIHAVLHRFPVHKPIVAAVNGTCVAGGLEMLGGTDIRVAVPDARFGVLEPKRGLFAGGGSTVRLPRQMPYAFAMELLLTADMVDADRALAMGLINKVVANDQLMDTAYDYAGRIAANAPLAVSATKQSAVEGLALDLESAYDNETRHSDRVFASEDAKEGPRAFAQKRPPQWRAR, from the coding sequence GTGAGTATCGACTACGCGCGGGACGCCCATATCGTCACCATCACGATCAACCGTCCCGAGACCCGTAACTCGCTCGACATGGAGCATTTCCGGGACCTGGCCCGCGCCTGGGCGGCTTTTCGTGACGACCCCGACGCATGGGTGGCCGTTATCACCGGCGTCGGCCGCGACTTCTGCACCGGAGCCGACCTGAAGAAGTTCATCCCGGAATTGACCGGTGACCTACCGCAACCCGACGGATGGGATAAAACCGACGCGATCCATGCCGTCTTGCACAGGTTCCCGGTGCACAAGCCAATCGTCGCAGCGGTGAACGGGACGTGCGTCGCGGGCGGCTTGGAGATGTTGGGCGGCACGGACATTCGCGTCGCGGTGCCCGATGCACGGTTCGGCGTGCTAGAACCCAAGCGCGGACTGTTCGCCGGCGGCGGCAGCACGGTGCGGCTGCCGCGGCAGATGCCCTATGCATTCGCGATGGAGCTGCTGCTGACCGCTGACATGGTGGACGCCGACCGTGCGCTGGCGATGGGACTGATCAACAAGGTCGTGGCAAACGATCAATTGATGGACACCGCCTACGACTACGCCGGGCGCATCGCGGCCAATGCGCCGCTCGCCGTGTCTGCGACCAAACAGTCCGCCGTCGAGGGGCTGGCGCTCGACTTGGAATCCGCGTACGACAACGAAACTCGGCACAGTGACCGTGTTTTCGCGAGCGAGGACGCCAAGGAAGGTCCGCGCGCCTTCGCGCAGAAGCGACCACCGCAATGGCGGGCACGCTGA
- a CDS encoding alpha/beta fold hydrolase: MVVAIARPKLEGNIAVGDDRQLGFAEFGDPQGRAVFWLHGTPGARRQIPTEARVYAEDNGIRLIGVDRPGIGSSTPYQYDTVVAFADDLRTMADTLGIDKMAVVGLSGGGPYALGCGAAMPERVVAVGVLGGVAPTRGVDAVRGGVMTLGTLVAPLLERVGLPIRLAAIAFIYLIRPVAEPALYLYARISPEADRRLLVRPEFKAMFLDDLLNGSRKQLAAPFADVVVFAHDWGFRLEQVKVPVRWWHGDRDHIVPFAHGQHVVSSLPDAELYHLPGESHLAGLGRAEEILRTMMEVWDRAERK, from the coding sequence ATGGTTGTCGCAATCGCACGCCCGAAGCTGGAAGGCAATATCGCCGTCGGCGATGACCGTCAACTCGGATTCGCCGAGTTCGGCGACCCGCAGGGACGCGCCGTCTTCTGGCTGCACGGCACGCCGGGCGCGCGCCGTCAGATTCCGACCGAGGCGCGGGTCTACGCCGAGGACAACGGCATCCGGCTGATCGGCGTCGACCGACCCGGAATCGGCTCGTCGACGCCCTACCAGTACGACACCGTCGTCGCCTTCGCCGACGACCTGCGAACGATGGCCGATACGCTCGGGATCGACAAGATGGCGGTTGTCGGGCTGTCCGGCGGTGGACCTTACGCGCTCGGCTGCGGGGCGGCGATGCCGGAGCGTGTCGTCGCCGTCGGTGTGCTCGGTGGTGTCGCGCCGACACGGGGGGTCGACGCGGTCCGCGGCGGAGTGATGACGCTGGGGACGCTGGTCGCACCGCTGCTCGAACGGGTGGGGCTGCCAATCCGGTTGGCCGCCATCGCTTTCATCTATTTGATCCGGCCGGTCGCCGAGCCCGCGCTGTATCTGTATGCGCGGATCTCGCCCGAAGCCGATCGACGCCTACTGGTCCGCCCCGAGTTCAAAGCGATGTTCCTCGACGATCTGCTCAACGGCAGCCGCAAGCAGCTTGCCGCGCCATTCGCCGACGTCGTGGTGTTCGCCCATGATTGGGGATTCCGGCTCGAGCAGGTCAAGGTGCCGGTGCGGTGGTGGCACGGCGACCGCGACCACATCGTCCCGTTCGCGCATGGTCAACACGTCGTCAGCAGCCTGCCCGACGCCGAGTTGTACCACCTGCCCGGCGAAAGCCATCTCGCCGGTTTGGGCCGCGCCGAGGAAATCCTGCGCACGATGATGGAGGTCTGGGACCGTGCCGAACGAAAGTGA
- a CDS encoding Rieske 2Fe-2S domain-containing protein, whose translation MPVSTPGRPVIDALERADVLDTPAQSLAKRVRELLAAEKLKDAISGTWLGHPVHPPLTDLVIGSFLSASVLDIIAPRAGARAAQRLIMLGIAAAVPTAVTGFSDWADTELSDEGVRRVGLVHAQANVSALLLYSASLIARRRGARARGRLLALAGAGVLGGSGYLGGHMAYVRGVGVNQTAFDTGPQDWTAVGTGADLADGDVRSADADGTPVMLARHDGRIYAIHDRCGHRGCLLSDGELDGHVITCPCHGSQFDIRDGTLLRGPATVSQPALDARDAGGQVEVRSVTRG comes from the coding sequence GTGCCCGTTTCTACGCCAGGTCGGCCGGTGATCGACGCGCTCGAGCGCGCCGACGTCCTCGATACACCAGCACAGTCACTCGCCAAAAGGGTGCGCGAACTGCTCGCGGCCGAAAAGCTCAAAGACGCGATCAGCGGAACCTGGCTCGGCCACCCCGTGCACCCCCCGCTGACAGACCTCGTGATCGGTTCATTTCTGTCCGCCTCGGTCTTGGACATCATCGCGCCGCGCGCCGGAGCCCGCGCCGCGCAGCGACTGATCATGTTGGGCATCGCAGCAGCGGTGCCCACCGCGGTTACCGGGTTCAGCGACTGGGCCGACACCGAGCTGTCCGACGAAGGCGTGCGCCGCGTTGGTTTGGTACACGCCCAAGCGAACGTCTCCGCGTTGCTGCTCTACTCTGCATCGCTCATCGCCCGGCGGCGCGGTGCGCGCGCGAGGGGTCGGCTGCTTGCTCTGGCCGGCGCCGGCGTGCTGGGGGGAAGTGGCTACTTGGGCGGGCACATGGCCTACGTGCGTGGTGTCGGCGTCAACCAAACCGCGTTCGACACCGGGCCGCAGGACTGGACCGCCGTGGGAACGGGAGCCGACCTGGCGGACGGCGACGTGCGGTCCGCCGACGCGGACGGCACACCGGTGATGCTGGCCCGGCACGACGGCCGTATCTATGCAATCCACGACCGTTGTGGGCACCGCGGGTGCTTGCTGAGCGACGGTGAGCTCGACGGCCACGTCATCACCTGCCCGTGCCACGGCTCCCAGTTCGACATTCGTGATGGCACGCTTCTTCGCGGGCCGGCGACAGTCAGCCAGCCTGCGCTGGATGCCCGCGACGCCGGCGGCCAGGTCGAGGTACGCAGCGTGACGCGCGGTTAG
- a CDS encoding MFS transporter, translated as MTASSHVGRSQRLTADQRNSFIAALLGWTMDAFDYFVVVLVYADIAKTFHHSKTEVAFITTATLMMRPVGALLFGLWADRVGRRVPLMVDVTLYSVIGFLCAFAPNFTVLVILRLLYGIGMGGEWGLGAALAMEKIPAERRGFFSGVLQEGYLYGYLLATLASLLVMNVLGLSWRWLFGLSIIPALISLVIRYRVTESEVWETAQDRMRLSQTKVRDVLRDVKMVRLFIYLVLLMTAFNWMSHGTQDVYPTFLSATSNGGAGLGSATTKWIVVIYSVGGILGGMAFGTLSQRLGRCRTIVWCALLGLPIVPLFAYSRTAALLCLGSFLMQVVVQGAWGVIPAHLTEMSPDAIRGLYPGVTYQLGNLLAAFNLPIQERLASSHGYPFALAVTIVPVLSAVALLSLIGRDATGIRFGGTQTACPTEVFR; from the coding sequence TTGACAGCCTCGTCTCACGTCGGCCGAAGCCAAAGGCTTACCGCCGATCAGCGAAATTCGTTCATCGCCGCCCTGCTGGGCTGGACCATGGACGCTTTCGACTACTTCGTCGTCGTGCTGGTATACGCCGACATCGCCAAGACCTTTCACCACAGCAAGACCGAAGTCGCGTTCATCACCACCGCCACACTGATGATGCGCCCGGTGGGCGCCTTGCTGTTCGGGCTGTGGGCAGATCGGGTGGGCCGGCGAGTGCCGCTGATGGTGGACGTGACGTTGTACTCGGTGATCGGGTTCCTGTGCGCGTTCGCCCCGAATTTCACTGTCCTGGTGATCCTGCGGCTGCTCTACGGCATCGGGATGGGCGGTGAATGGGGGCTGGGCGCCGCGCTGGCGATGGAGAAGATTCCCGCCGAGCGTCGCGGCTTCTTCTCTGGTGTGCTGCAGGAGGGCTACCTCTACGGTTACCTGCTGGCGACTCTGGCGTCGCTGCTGGTGATGAATGTGCTGGGCCTCTCGTGGCGCTGGCTGTTCGGCCTGAGCATCATCCCCGCATTGATCAGCCTCGTCATCCGCTACCGGGTGACCGAATCCGAGGTGTGGGAGACCGCGCAGGATCGAATGAGACTGAGCCAAACGAAGGTTCGCGACGTGCTGCGGGACGTCAAGATGGTTCGGCTGTTCATCTATTTGGTGCTGCTGATGACCGCGTTCAATTGGATGAGCCACGGCACCCAAGACGTCTACCCGACCTTCCTGTCGGCCACGTCCAACGGCGGAGCCGGGCTGGGCAGCGCGACGACCAAGTGGATCGTCGTGATCTACAGCGTCGGCGGCATTCTCGGCGGGATGGCCTTCGGTACGCTCTCCCAGCGGCTCGGCCGCTGCCGCACCATCGTCTGGTGCGCGCTTCTTGGGCTGCCTATCGTGCCGCTGTTCGCCTACTCGCGCACCGCCGCGCTGTTGTGCCTGGGCTCGTTTTTGATGCAAGTCGTCGTACAAGGGGCATGGGGCGTCATTCCCGCGCACCTGACCGAGATGTCGCCGGACGCCATCCGGGGCCTCTATCCCGGTGTGACGTACCAGCTGGGCAATCTGCTGGCCGCGTTCAATCTGCCTATCCAGGAACGCCTGGCCAGCTCCCACGGCTACCCGTTCGCGCTGGCCGTGACGATTGTGCCGGTGCTGAGCGCGGTCGCATTGTTGTCGCTCATCGGCCGGGACGCCACCGGTATCCGTTTCGGGGGTACGCAAACAGCTTGCCCCACAGAGGTTTTCAGATAG